Proteins encoded together in one Macadamia integrifolia cultivar HAES 741 chromosome 8, SCU_Mint_v3, whole genome shotgun sequence window:
- the LOC122086083 gene encoding pentatricopeptide repeat-containing protein At2g36240-like → MAFRKLPKPMTMVKSLQTPSAIIPTKETPKLIPLPSVSLSLTSQEQLLQFLRTHLKPPFTPHVLLNFLKKKLHYHPKFTQFDIHIFQWASEIDSFRHDHSTYEWMIKTLAITDRFDDLQSVIEGMISNPCPCSDGIFSCPRTEPIFRFVINFYCRVGRLDEALVAFENMRKLIDGKPSVIVYNILINGFVKSRQHEKALELYGRMLKDKVKPDVVTFNILISSYCRNSQFELALDVFKEMKIKGCNPNVVSFNTLIKGFLREKKFKEGISMAYEMLDLGCGFSSVTCEVLLDGLCSEGRVLEACDLLIDFSRKGAVPRKFDFLNVIEGLCVKGKVDRALEMVDELWAEGNFPNPVACTTLIEGLRGTGKIGEALRLMERMLKKGIVPDSVTYNCLLQALCDAGRTTNANKLKILASRKGLDPDGATYNILVSGYSREGRMKEGEVLLDEMLDRGFIPDLASYNRLKDGLSVGKNFVIHQRRWVNRKNK, encoded by the coding sequence ATGGCCTTCAGAAAGCTCCCAAAGCCGATGACCATGGTGAAATCTCTACAGACTCCTTCAGCTATTATCCCCACAAAAGAAACCCCGAAGCTCATCCCTCTCCCAAGTGTATCTCTATCGCTTACTTCTCAAGAACAGCTCCTGCAATTCCTTAGAACCCATCTTAAACCCCCATTCACTCCTCACGTCCTCCTCAACTTCCTCAAGAAAAAGCTACACTACCACCCCAAATTCACCCAATTTGACATCCACATCTTCCAATGGGCTTCGGAGATTGATTCTTTCCGCCACGACCACTCTACCTATGAGTggatgatcaaaaccctagcaATCACCGACAGGTTTGATGATCTCCAATCCGTCATCGAAGGTATGATATCAAACCCATGTCCATGCTCCGATGGAATTTTTTCATGCCCTAGGACGGAACCCATTTTCAGATTCGTGATCAATTTTTACTGTAGAGTTGGACGCTTAGATGAGGCGTTGGTTGCATTTGAGAATATGCGGAAATTAATTGATGGAAAACCTAGTGTTATTGTCTACAATATACTGATCAATGGGTTTGTGAAATCGAGACAACATGAGAAGGCTTTGGAATTATATGGTAGGATGCTTAAGGATAAGGTTAAACCAGATGTAGTCACCTTCAATATATTGATAAGCAGCTACTGTCGGAATTCGCAGTTTGAGCTGGCTCTGGATGTGtttaaagaaatgaaaattaagGGTTGTAACCCTAATGTGGTCAGTTTCAATACTCTGATCAAGGGATTTcttagagagaagaagtttaaAGAGGGAATTAGTATGGCTTATGAGATGCTTGATCTGGGTTGTGGGTTCTCAAGTGTGACGTGCGAGGTTCTGCTTGATGGACTCTGTAGTGAAGGTAGAGTTTTGGAAGCTTGTGATCTCTTGATCGACTTCTCAAGAAAAGGAGCTGTACCTCGTAAGTTCGACTTCTTAAATGTTATTGAGGGGCTCTGTGTGAAAGGCAAGGTTGATAGAGCGCTGGAAATGGTGGATGAGTTGTGGGCAGAAGGTAACTTCCCGAATCCGGTTGCTTGCACTACTTTGATAGAAGGTCTGAGGGGAACAGGAAAGATAGGGGAAGCATTGAGATTGATGGAGAGAATGCTAAAGAAGGGGATAGTACCAGATAGTGTGACATATAATTGTCTTCTCCAAGCTCTCTGTGATGCAGGAAGAACAACAAATGCAAATAAATTGAAGATATTAGCTTCAAGAAAGGGTTTGGATCCTGATGGTGCAACATATAATATATTGGTTTCTGGGTATTCCAGGGAAGGTAGAATGAAGGAGGGGGAAGTGTTGTTGGATGAGATGTTGGATAGAGGATTTATTCCTGATCTTGCTAGTTATAACAGGCTAAAGGATGGGCTTTCTGTTGGAAAGAATTTTGTTATTCACCAGAGACGGTGGGtgaacagaaaaaataaataa
- the LOC122086304 gene encoding probable LRR receptor-like serine/threonine-protein kinase At3g47570 isoform X2 yields MAFASATSQNLILMAIQLIVFILLFGSSLRLEPVMGRRILGNMTDRIALLELKKQIDDPNGALRSWNDSIHFCSWVGVTCGRRHQRVTDLYLASYGLGGIISPSIGNLTFLHSLLIRNSSIHGEIPQEISKLFRLRSIAFEFNTLQGDVPTGLANCTRLREIYFSDNNLVGKIPAALTSLPKLEVISINDNGLTGEISASFGNISSLQAISLCGNGLHGKIPESLGQLTNLYYLSLCDNNLSSLFPFSVQQNLSSLEMISFAQNQLDGSLPRDIGLTLPNLQVLEIGTNLFSGSIPNSISNISTLEIIGLEGNSFVEPVPNNLGNLQFLQEFNIGGNQYGKGEANDLDFITSLVNCTHLTRLDLLLNHFVGPIPNIMVNLSTQLSILRLGENQISGTIPTGIANLINLTLLGMEKNFLEGEIPSGIGKLQKLQRLFLGGNRLSGHIPSSICNLSFLYELHLEFNNLSASIPSTIGTCQHLQDVTLHNNSLQGLIPKQLFRISSFSIQLDLSYNSLVGSQPIEIGNLKSLSTLDISKNKLSKEIPSSIGGCSSLEHLYMGGNFFEGTIPQSLTLLKGLQDLDLSHNKLSRQIPKGLEKLAALRSLNLSFNNLEGEVPTKGIFANASEILVIGNDKLCGGVAELRLPACTNYGSRKREKSHTFKVVLAIISVVFGCLLVSCFLTLYWRRKPKNKPTSTPLIGGQFSKISYKELFQATGGFSSDNFIGSGSFGSVYKGIINEDETIVAIKVLNLQNPRAYKSFMAECEALKNIRHRNLVKILTSCSSLDSSGKDFKALVYEFMPNGSLHDWLHLPMETHNHSRNLSLLQRLNIAIDVAFALEYLHYRCHAPIAHCDLKPSNILLDSDMIAHVSDFGLTRLLLEPENSSSHNQSSTTGIKGSIGYAAPVRGF; encoded by the exons ATGGCTTTTGCATCAGCTACATCTCAAAATTTGATTCTGATGGCAATTCAGCTTATAGTTTTCATTCTCCTTTTTGGAAGTTCATTGAGGTTAGAACCCGTCATGGGTAGAAGGATCCTAGGGAACATGACAGATCGAATTGCTTTGCTCGAGTTGAAGAAACAAATTGATGATCCGAACGGAGCATTACGTTCTTGGAATGATTCCATCCATTTCTGCAGCTGGGTAGGGGTCACATGTGGCCGCCGTCATCAACGGGTTACTGACTTATATTTGGCAAGTTATGGCTTGGGAGGGATCATATCTCCTTCCATAGGGAATCTAACTTTTCTGCATTCCCTCCTCATTAGAAATAGTAGCATCCATGGTGAAATCCCCCAAGAAATCAGTAAGTTGTTTCGGCTACGGTCCATTGCTTTTGAATTCAACACTCTCCAAGGAGATGTTCCTACCGGCTTGGCCAACTGCACTCGTTTAAGAGAAATCTATTTCTCCGATAACAATCTTGTTGGGAAGATTCCGGCTGCACTTACGTCTTTGCCAAAGCTGGAGGTAATTTCTATTAATGATAATGGCTTAACAGGGGAAATATCAGCTTCATTTGGGAACATTTCCTCCCTCCAAGCTATTTCTTTGTGTGGAAATGGACTTCACGGGAAGATTCCAGAATCCCTTGGTCAGCTAACAAACTTATACTATCTATCACTTTGTGATAACAACCTATCTAGTCTGTTCCCTTTTTCAGTACAACAGAATCTCTCATCTCTTGAAATGATTTCTTTTGCTCAAAACCAACTGGATGGGAGCCTTCCACGAGATATAGGCCTTACTCTTCCAAATCTCCAAGTACTAGAAATTGGAACAAACCTTTTCTCAGGGAGCATTCCGAATTCCATCTCCAATATTTCGACACTCGAAATAATTGGTCTCGAAGGAAATAGTTTTGTTGAACCAGTCCCTAACAACTTGGGAAATCTTCAATTTCTCCAAGAATTCAATATTGGTGGAAATCAATATGGAAAAGGTGAAGCTAATGATTTAGATTTTATTACTTCTTTAGTCAATTGTACACATCTAACGCGTTTGGACCTACTACTCAACCATTTTGTGGGTCCCATTCCCAACATTATGGTCAATCTCTCAACACAACTCTCAATACTTAGATTAGGGGAGAATCAAATATCTGGAACCATTCCTACTGGGATTGCGAATCTCATCAACTTGACCTTATTAGGGATGGAGAAGAACTTTCTTGAAGGTGAAATTCCGTCTGGTATAGGGAAACTTCAAAAGCTTCAAAGATTGTTCTTGGGTGGAAATAGACTTTCAGGACATATACCATCCTCTATATGCAATCTCAGTTTTTTGTATGAACTCCATTTAGAATTCAACAACTTGAGTGCAAGCATTCCCTCCACCATTGGAACTTGTCAACATTTGCAGGACGTAACCCTTCATAACAATAGCCTCCAAGGCCTAATACCTAAACAACTCTTTCGTATTTCCTCATTTTCAATACAACTCGACTTATCTTATAATTCTTTGGTCGGTTCTCAACCAATCGAAATTGGTAACTTGAAGAGTCTTTCTACATTAGATATTTCCAAAAACAAACTGTCTAAAGAAATCCCTTCCTCCATTGGTGGTTGCAGTAGTTTGGAACATCTTTATATgggaggtaacttctttgaaGGAACCATTCCTCAATCTTTGACTCTTTTGAAGGGGCTTCAAGATTTAGATCTCTCACACAACAAATTATCACGGCAAATCCCGAAAGGTCTAGAGAAACTTGCAGCATTGCGGAGTTTGAATTTATCTTTCAATAATCTTGAGGGAGAGGTACCAACAAAAGGAATCTTTGCAAATGCAAGTGAAATTTTAGTGATTGGAAATGACAAACTTTGTGGGGGAGTTGCAGAATTACGATTGCCTGCATGCACAAACTATGGATCTAGAAAACGAGAAAAATCCCATACTTTCAAAGTAGTGTTGGCAATAATCAGTGTGGTTTTTGGTTGTCTTTTGGTATCATGCTTTCTTACTCTTTATTggagaagaaaaccaaaaaataaacctACTTCCACACCATTAATTGGTGGTCAATTCTCAAAGATTTCATACAAAGAGCTTTTCCAAGCTACTGGAGGATTTTCTTCAGATAATTTCATAGGATCCGGTAGTTTTGGCTCCGTTTATAAGGGAATCATCAATGAGGATGAAACAATTGTGGCAATCAAGGTACTCAACCTTCAAAATCCAAGAGCCTACAAAAGCTTTATGGCTGAATGCGAAGCATTAAAAAACATTCGGCATCGAAATCTTGTCAAGATTTTAACTTCTTGTTCAAGTCTTGATTCATCAGGCAAAGACTTCAAAGCCCTTGTTTATGAGTTCATGCCCAATGGGAGTCTACATGATTGGTTGCATCTGCCGATGGAGACACACAATCATTCAAGGAATTTAAGTCTTCTTCAAAGATTAAACATCGCAATCGATGTGGCTTTTGCATTGGAATACCTTCATTACCGTTGTCATGCACCAATTGCTCATTGTGACTTGAAGCCAAGCAATATTCTACTTGACAGTGATATGATTGCACATGTCAGTGATTTTGGTTTGACAAGACTACTTCTGGAACCTGAAAACAGCTCATCACATAATCAAAGTAGTACCACTGGGATAAAAGGATCCATTGGCTATGCCGCTCCAG TGAGAGGTTTCTAA
- the LOC122087482 gene encoding uncharacterized protein LOC122087482, which translates to MGNCLALQEKVEKVIKVMKTDGKVLEYQEPLRVHQVLSEFAGHAISDTLPVLRHLHPNTQMISGRNYYLLPPPLPSSGSCELPVASNPITTEPTGHGNGVVRVKIVITKQKLEEMLRKEGLSVDEIISHLQNGQSKGKDVGNCDDESRSSSRVWKPVLESIPEGITDVNY; encoded by the coding sequence ATGGGGAACTGCTTGGCTCTACAAGAGAAGGTAGAGAAGGTTATCAAGGTGATGAAAACAGATGGTAAGGTCCTTGAATACCAAGAACCATTAAGAGTTCATCAAGTTTTATCCGAATTCGCCGGCCACGCAATCTCCGATACCCTTCCGGTACTCCGGCATCTTCATCCCAATACTCAAATGATCAGTGGCCGTAATTATTATCTTCTTCCACCACCCTTACCATCATCCGGCAGCTGCGAGTTACCGGTTGCATCGAATCCGATAACGACGGAGCCTACTGGGCATGGAAATGGTGTTGTGAGGGTTAAGATAGTCATCACCAAACAGAAGCTGGAGGAGATGTTAAGAAAAGAAGGCCTCTCAGTTGATGAGATTATCTCTCACCTTCAAAATGGACAAAGCAAAGGAAAAGATGTTGGTAATTGTGATGATGAAAGTAGAAGTTCATCAAGAGTTTGGAAGCCTGTGCTGGAAAGCATACCAGAAGGAATAACTGATGTAAACTATTGA
- the LOC122086304 gene encoding probable LRR receptor-like serine/threonine-protein kinase At3g47570 isoform X1 gives MAFASATSQNLILMAIQLIVFILLFGSSLRLEPVMGRRILGNMTDRIALLELKKQIDDPNGALRSWNDSIHFCSWVGVTCGRRHQRVTDLYLASYGLGGIISPSIGNLTFLHSLLIRNSSIHGEIPQEISKLFRLRSIAFEFNTLQGDVPTGLANCTRLREIYFSDNNLVGKIPAALTSLPKLEVISINDNGLTGEISASFGNISSLQAISLCGNGLHGKIPESLGQLTNLYYLSLCDNNLSSLFPFSVQQNLSSLEMISFAQNQLDGSLPRDIGLTLPNLQVLEIGTNLFSGSIPNSISNISTLEIIGLEGNSFVEPVPNNLGNLQFLQEFNIGGNQYGKGEANDLDFITSLVNCTHLTRLDLLLNHFVGPIPNIMVNLSTQLSILRLGENQISGTIPTGIANLINLTLLGMEKNFLEGEIPSGIGKLQKLQRLFLGGNRLSGHIPSSICNLSFLYELHLEFNNLSASIPSTIGTCQHLQDVTLHNNSLQGLIPKQLFRISSFSIQLDLSYNSLVGSQPIEIGNLKSLSTLDISKNKLSKEIPSSIGGCSSLEHLYMGGNFFEGTIPQSLTLLKGLQDLDLSHNKLSRQIPKGLEKLAALRSLNLSFNNLEGEVPTKGIFANASEILVIGNDKLCGGVAELRLPACTNYGSRKREKSHTFKVVLAIISVVFGCLLVSCFLTLYWRRKPKNKPTSTPLIGGQFSKISYKELFQATGGFSSDNFIGSGSFGSVYKGIINEDETIVAIKVLNLQNPRAYKSFMAECEALKNIRHRNLVKILTSCSSLDSSGKDFKALVYEFMPNGSLHDWLHLPMETHNHSRNLSLLQRLNIAIDVAFALEYLHYRCHAPIAHCDLKPSNILLDSDMIAHVSDFGLTRLLLEPENSSSHNQSSTTGIKGSIGYAAPEYGMGGKTIIQGDVFSYGILLLEMFTGKRPTDQMFIDDLNLHNFAKAALHVQVMQIIDPTLLSVEEHGEEIEEKAITKLEGRSHRTNKLQDCITSVIEIALQCSMESPREHMNMNDVVRELHLIKENFQSNNA, from the exons ATGGCTTTTGCATCAGCTACATCTCAAAATTTGATTCTGATGGCAATTCAGCTTATAGTTTTCATTCTCCTTTTTGGAAGTTCATTGAGGTTAGAACCCGTCATGGGTAGAAGGATCCTAGGGAACATGACAGATCGAATTGCTTTGCTCGAGTTGAAGAAACAAATTGATGATCCGAACGGAGCATTACGTTCTTGGAATGATTCCATCCATTTCTGCAGCTGGGTAGGGGTCACATGTGGCCGCCGTCATCAACGGGTTACTGACTTATATTTGGCAAGTTATGGCTTGGGAGGGATCATATCTCCTTCCATAGGGAATCTAACTTTTCTGCATTCCCTCCTCATTAGAAATAGTAGCATCCATGGTGAAATCCCCCAAGAAATCAGTAAGTTGTTTCGGCTACGGTCCATTGCTTTTGAATTCAACACTCTCCAAGGAGATGTTCCTACCGGCTTGGCCAACTGCACTCGTTTAAGAGAAATCTATTTCTCCGATAACAATCTTGTTGGGAAGATTCCGGCTGCACTTACGTCTTTGCCAAAGCTGGAGGTAATTTCTATTAATGATAATGGCTTAACAGGGGAAATATCAGCTTCATTTGGGAACATTTCCTCCCTCCAAGCTATTTCTTTGTGTGGAAATGGACTTCACGGGAAGATTCCAGAATCCCTTGGTCAGCTAACAAACTTATACTATCTATCACTTTGTGATAACAACCTATCTAGTCTGTTCCCTTTTTCAGTACAACAGAATCTCTCATCTCTTGAAATGATTTCTTTTGCTCAAAACCAACTGGATGGGAGCCTTCCACGAGATATAGGCCTTACTCTTCCAAATCTCCAAGTACTAGAAATTGGAACAAACCTTTTCTCAGGGAGCATTCCGAATTCCATCTCCAATATTTCGACACTCGAAATAATTGGTCTCGAAGGAAATAGTTTTGTTGAACCAGTCCCTAACAACTTGGGAAATCTTCAATTTCTCCAAGAATTCAATATTGGTGGAAATCAATATGGAAAAGGTGAAGCTAATGATTTAGATTTTATTACTTCTTTAGTCAATTGTACACATCTAACGCGTTTGGACCTACTACTCAACCATTTTGTGGGTCCCATTCCCAACATTATGGTCAATCTCTCAACACAACTCTCAATACTTAGATTAGGGGAGAATCAAATATCTGGAACCATTCCTACTGGGATTGCGAATCTCATCAACTTGACCTTATTAGGGATGGAGAAGAACTTTCTTGAAGGTGAAATTCCGTCTGGTATAGGGAAACTTCAAAAGCTTCAAAGATTGTTCTTGGGTGGAAATAGACTTTCAGGACATATACCATCCTCTATATGCAATCTCAGTTTTTTGTATGAACTCCATTTAGAATTCAACAACTTGAGTGCAAGCATTCCCTCCACCATTGGAACTTGTCAACATTTGCAGGACGTAACCCTTCATAACAATAGCCTCCAAGGCCTAATACCTAAACAACTCTTTCGTATTTCCTCATTTTCAATACAACTCGACTTATCTTATAATTCTTTGGTCGGTTCTCAACCAATCGAAATTGGTAACTTGAAGAGTCTTTCTACATTAGATATTTCCAAAAACAAACTGTCTAAAGAAATCCCTTCCTCCATTGGTGGTTGCAGTAGTTTGGAACATCTTTATATgggaggtaacttctttgaaGGAACCATTCCTCAATCTTTGACTCTTTTGAAGGGGCTTCAAGATTTAGATCTCTCACACAACAAATTATCACGGCAAATCCCGAAAGGTCTAGAGAAACTTGCAGCATTGCGGAGTTTGAATTTATCTTTCAATAATCTTGAGGGAGAGGTACCAACAAAAGGAATCTTTGCAAATGCAAGTGAAATTTTAGTGATTGGAAATGACAAACTTTGTGGGGGAGTTGCAGAATTACGATTGCCTGCATGCACAAACTATGGATCTAGAAAACGAGAAAAATCCCATACTTTCAAAGTAGTGTTGGCAATAATCAGTGTGGTTTTTGGTTGTCTTTTGGTATCATGCTTTCTTACTCTTTATTggagaagaaaaccaaaaaataaacctACTTCCACACCATTAATTGGTGGTCAATTCTCAAAGATTTCATACAAAGAGCTTTTCCAAGCTACTGGAGGATTTTCTTCAGATAATTTCATAGGATCCGGTAGTTTTGGCTCCGTTTATAAGGGAATCATCAATGAGGATGAAACAATTGTGGCAATCAAGGTACTCAACCTTCAAAATCCAAGAGCCTACAAAAGCTTTATGGCTGAATGCGAAGCATTAAAAAACATTCGGCATCGAAATCTTGTCAAGATTTTAACTTCTTGTTCAAGTCTTGATTCATCAGGCAAAGACTTCAAAGCCCTTGTTTATGAGTTCATGCCCAATGGGAGTCTACATGATTGGTTGCATCTGCCGATGGAGACACACAATCATTCAAGGAATTTAAGTCTTCTTCAAAGATTAAACATCGCAATCGATGTGGCTTTTGCATTGGAATACCTTCATTACCGTTGTCATGCACCAATTGCTCATTGTGACTTGAAGCCAAGCAATATTCTACTTGACAGTGATATGATTGCACATGTCAGTGATTTTGGTTTGACAAGACTACTTCTGGAACCTGAAAACAGCTCATCACATAATCAAAGTAGTACCACTGGGATAAAAGGATCCATTGGCTATGCCGCTCCAG AATATGGCATGGGTGGAAAGACAATTATACAAGGGGACGTGTTTAGCTATGGGATCCTTTTATTGGAGATGTTCACAGGAAAAAGACCAACAGATCAGATGTTTATAGATGACTTAAATCTCCACAACTTTGCAAAGGCAGCTTTACATGTACAAGTGATGCAAATAATAGATCCAACACTCCTATCGGTGGAAGAACATggtgaagaaattgaagagaaaGCTATCACCAAACTTGAAGGTCGTAGTCATAGGACAAATAAATTGCAAGATTGCATAACATCAGTAATTGAAATTGCACTCCAATGCTCCATGGAATCGCCGAGAGAACATATGAACATGAATGATGTTGTGAGGGAATTACATTTAatcaaggaaaattttcaaagcaACAACGCCTGA